Proteins from a genomic interval of Youhaiella tibetensis:
- a CDS encoding aldo/keto reductase: MTSAKTTFQTRRIGQTSLEISTLGLGGATIAGMREKVPAEVARATVARALDAGITYFDTAPRYGTGLSERLMGDVLRDRREGTVLSTKVGRLLKPHFGPRPADFQFMGALPFEEVFDYSYDAIMRSFEDSQQRLGLNKIDILYVHDIGTATHGVEGNKPYWKQLETGGYKALLELKASGQIGAIGLGVNEWEVLMDAFELGDWDVFLLAGRYTLLEQTSLDPFLSTCLKRKASVVAAAPFNSGILVGGTTWNYVKAPDDVIARVGAIEEVCARFGVPLPAAALQFPLTHPAVCAVLPGPRSPEELDGILAWWGVEIPDEFWTALADKGLLADGTPLPGGKAA, from the coding sequence ATGACCAGCGCTAAAACCACGTTCCAGACCCGCCGCATCGGCCAGACCAGTCTCGAGATTTCGACCCTGGGGCTGGGCGGCGCGACCATCGCGGGCATGCGCGAAAAGGTCCCCGCCGAAGTCGCCCGCGCCACCGTCGCGCGCGCGCTCGATGCCGGCATCACCTATTTCGATACCGCCCCGCGCTATGGCACCGGCCTTTCCGAGCGACTGATGGGCGACGTGCTGCGCGACCGGCGCGAGGGGACGGTGCTTTCCACCAAGGTAGGGCGCCTGCTCAAGCCGCATTTCGGCCCGCGCCCGGCCGACTTCCAGTTCATGGGCGCCCTACCCTTCGAGGAAGTCTTCGACTATTCCTACGATGCCATCATGCGCTCGTTCGAGGACAGCCAGCAGCGGCTGGGCCTGAACAAGATCGACATCCTCTACGTCCACGACATCGGCACCGCTACCCACGGGGTGGAGGGCAACAAGCCCTACTGGAAGCAGCTGGAAACCGGCGGCTACAAGGCTCTGCTCGAACTCAAGGCCTCCGGCCAGATCGGCGCCATCGGGCTGGGGGTGAACGAGTGGGAGGTGCTCATGGACGCCTTCGAACTCGGCGACTGGGATGTCTTCCTGCTGGCCGGCCGCTATACGCTGCTCGAGCAGACCTCGCTCGACCCGTTTCTCTCCACCTGCCTCAAGCGCAAGGCTTCGGTGGTGGCCGCGGCGCCGTTCAACTCCGGCATTCTCGTGGGCGGCACCACCTGGAACTACGTCAAGGCGCCTGACGACGTCATCGCTCGCGTCGGCGCCATCGAGGAGGTGTGCGCCCGGTTCGGCGTGCCGCTCCCGGCCGCCGCGCTGCAATTCCCGCTGACCCATCCCGCCGTCTGTGCCGTACTCCCCGGGCCACGCAGCCCCGAGGAACTCGACGGCATCCTCGCCTGGTGGGGCGTCGAGATTCCGGACGAATTCTGGACGGCACTGGCCGACAAGGGCCTGCTGGCCGACGGCACGCCCCTGCCTGGCGGCAAGGCCGCCTAA
- the cckA gene encoding cell cycle histidine kinase CckA: MAASPLDEDIYPEPLVSRPRGGSGLWRVVALAVVLIALASAYAAFSEQIPADAMLLALGLLAVVGVFCLFALAAGLFRFAGNEEKRTLSRAVVDSLPFGAVVTDREGKISYVNAQYGGFAGGISNGVPVSVPRLFAGQPEASEAVYRLSRAAQDGRPATEDIRLVGGLEGAAGDFGRPFWYRVAVRALPEVDGADKPLVLWSVEEITRDRERQENAFLELQRAIDYLDHAPAGFFSADADGRVQYLNSTLADWLGYDLAEFEAGTVHLDDICRGDNASLLMRGRGDGEIRTEIIDIDFVRRNGTSMAVRLLHRAARLADGELGETRTLVLDRSRGADSEEALRAAEVRFSRFFNDTPFAIATLDGEGRIVRTNAPFSRIFNWSGEKQALENMPLVNLLVEANRAAFQVAVTAATQNRSEITPVDASLAGEGDHAVRLYVSGSEQSEDSAERVNVYALDMTDQRKLEAQFAQGQKMQAVGQLAGGVAHDFNNVLTAIIGFSDLLLLKHKPGDPSFGDLMSIKQSANRAAGLTRQLLAFSRRQTLRPQILEIPTNIDDLTVLLKRLIGETITLEVNHGEKIWPVRADLVQLEQVIVNLVVNARDAMPNGGKISIRTANITAAQSSDFHFTGMPPADYVLIEVEDTGTGMSPQVLEKIFEPFFSTKELGKGTGLGLSTVYGIIKQTEGYIYPVSQVGVGTTFKIFLPRHRAAEGELTQKAVAAPVRDLTGHERILLVEDEESVRAFSARALKTTGYEVFEADSGEEALEVLDEIGYEVDLIISDVVMPEMDGPALLKRVREKRPDIKVIFVSGYAEESVRKDIEDDQSVEFLPKPYSLDQINSKVKEVLAATGSGAAE, from the coding sequence ATGGCAGCTTCTCCGCTCGACGAGGACATTTATCCCGAACCTCTCGTTTCGCGGCCCCGTGGCGGGTCGGGATTGTGGCGCGTCGTCGCGCTCGCCGTGGTGCTCATCGCCCTGGCCAGTGCCTATGCCGCTTTCAGCGAGCAGATACCGGCCGATGCCATGCTGCTGGCCCTCGGGTTGCTGGCCGTGGTGGGCGTTTTCTGCCTCTTCGCGCTGGCTGCCGGGCTCTTCCGGTTCGCGGGCAACGAGGAAAAGCGCACGCTTTCGCGCGCCGTGGTCGACAGCCTGCCGTTCGGCGCTGTGGTGACCGACCGGGAAGGCAAGATTTCCTACGTCAACGCCCAGTATGGCGGGTTCGCCGGGGGCATTTCCAACGGCGTGCCGGTGAGCGTGCCGCGTCTGTTTGCCGGCCAGCCCGAGGCGAGCGAGGCGGTCTATCGCCTCTCGCGCGCCGCCCAGGATGGCCGTCCGGCCACCGAGGACATTCGTCTTGTCGGCGGGCTCGAGGGCGCAGCCGGCGATTTCGGCCGCCCCTTCTGGTATCGCGTCGCCGTGCGGGCGCTGCCTGAGGTCGATGGGGCCGACAAGCCGCTGGTGCTCTGGTCCGTGGAAGAGATCACGCGCGACCGCGAGCGGCAGGAAAACGCCTTTCTCGAGCTGCAGCGCGCCATCGATTATCTCGATCACGCGCCCGCGGGCTTCTTTTCCGCCGATGCCGACGGGCGGGTGCAATACCTCAACTCGACGCTGGCCGACTGGCTGGGCTATGACCTGGCCGAGTTCGAGGCCGGCACGGTGCACCTGGACGACATCTGCCGCGGCGACAACGCGAGCCTCTTGATGCGCGGGCGCGGCGATGGCGAAATCCGCACCGAGATCATCGATATCGACTTCGTGCGCCGCAACGGCACCTCGATGGCCGTGCGCCTGCTGCACCGCGCCGCCCGGCTTGCCGATGGCGAACTGGGTGAGACCCGCACGCTGGTGCTCGACCGCAGCCGCGGCGCGGACAGCGAGGAGGCGTTGCGCGCCGCCGAGGTGCGGTTCTCGCGCTTCTTCAACGATACGCCGTTCGCCATTGCCACGCTCGACGGGGAAGGGCGCATCGTGCGCACCAACGCTCCGTTCAGCCGCATCTTCAACTGGTCCGGCGAAAAGCAGGCGCTCGAGAACATGCCGCTGGTGAACCTGCTGGTGGAGGCCAATCGCGCGGCCTTCCAGGTGGCCGTGACGGCCGCCACGCAGAACCGCTCCGAGATCACGCCGGTGGATGCCTCGCTGGCGGGCGAGGGCGACCATGCGGTGCGCCTTTATGTTTCGGGCTCCGAGCAGAGCGAGGATTCCGCCGAGCGCGTCAATGTCTATGCGCTCGACATGACCGACCAGCGCAAGCTGGAGGCGCAGTTTGCCCAGGGCCAGAAGATGCAGGCCGTCGGCCAGCTCGCTGGTGGCGTGGCGCACGATTTCAACAACGTGCTGACCGCCATCATCGGTTTCTCGGACCTGCTGCTGCTCAAGCACAAGCCGGGCGATCCCTCGTTCGGCGACCTGATGTCGATCAAGCAGAGCGCCAACCGCGCCGCCGGCCTGACGCGCCAGCTCCTGGCGTTCTCGCGCCGGCAGACGCTGCGCCCGCAGATCCTCGAAATCCCGACCAACATCGACGACCTCACGGTGCTGCTCAAGCGCCTGATCGGCGAGACCATCACGCTCGAGGTCAACCACGGGGAAAAGATCTGGCCGGTGCGCGCGGACCTCGTGCAGCTCGAGCAGGTGATCGTCAACCTGGTGGTCAATGCGCGCGACGCCATGCCGAACGGCGGTAAGATTTCCATCCGCACGGCCAATATCACGGCGGCGCAGTCGTCCGACTTCCATTTCACCGGCATGCCGCCGGCGGACTATGTGCTGATCGAGGTCGAGGATACCGGCACGGGCATGAGCCCGCAGGTGCTCGAGAAGATCTTCGAGCCGTTCTTCTCCACCAAGGAACTCGGCAAGGGCACGGGCCTGGGGCTTTCGACGGTCTACGGCATCATCAAGCAGACCGAAGGTTACATCTATCCGGTGTCCCAGGTCGGGGTGGGCACGACCTTCAAGATCTTCCTGCCGCGCCATCGTGCCGCCGAGGGCGAGCTGACGCAGAAGGCCGTGGCCGCGCCGGTCAGGGACCTCACCGGCCACGAGCGCATCCTGCTCGTGGAAGACGAGGAGAGCGTGCGCGCCTTCTCGGCCCGCGCCCTCAAGACCACCGGCTACGAGGTGTTCGAGGCGGATTCGGGCGAAGAGGCGCTCGAGGTGCTCGATGAGATCGGCTACGAAGTCGACCTCATCATCTCGGACGTGGTGATGCCCGAGATGGATGGCCCGGCGCTGCTCAAGCGCGTGCGCGAGAAGCGGCCGGACATCAAGGTCATCTTCGTTTCCGGCTATGCCGAGGAGAGCGTGCGCAAGGACATCGAGGACGACCAGAGCGTCGAATTCCTGCCCAAGCCCTATTCGCTCGACCAGATCAATTCCAAGGTCAAGGAAGTGCTCGCCGCCACCGGAAGCGGGGCGGCCGAGTAA
- the flhB gene encoding flagellar biosynthesis protein FlhB — MSDEAPEESSKTEDPSAKKLEDAHKKGDVVKSQEVTTWFMLLGAAALMAMLAPSTSANLSGTFKTLIANADQFEVGGPALGAFLWGLWGSIILVALVPLVVLTACAVAANLIQHRPLLSLEPITPKLSKVSPLAGAKRLFSSEALVNFAKGLAKLGIVGAAIFMAVWPERDRMDTMMTTDPAIILDTFQSLGMKVIISSLIAVTFIALADYLYQRNKWWKRQKMTVQEVRDEFKQMEGDPKIKGRIRQIRMEKSRQRMMAAVPDATVVVMNPTHFAVALKYDKTMQAPLCVAKGVDAVALRIRAVAEENRVAIVENPPLARALYASVEIDETIPAEHFKAVAQVIGYVMRLKNTRSWRGSEPRN; from the coding sequence ATGAGCGATGAAGCCCCCGAAGAATCCTCGAAAACAGAAGACCCCTCCGCCAAAAAGCTCGAGGACGCCCACAAGAAGGGCGATGTCGTAAAGAGCCAGGAGGTGACGACCTGGTTCATGCTGCTGGGCGCCGCGGCGCTGATGGCCATGCTGGCGCCGTCCACGAGCGCGAACCTGAGCGGCACCTTCAAGACCCTCATCGCCAATGCCGACCAGTTCGAGGTGGGCGGGCCGGCGCTGGGTGCGTTCCTCTGGGGGTTGTGGGGCTCGATTATCCTTGTGGCGCTGGTGCCGCTGGTGGTGCTGACCGCCTGCGCGGTGGCGGCCAATCTCATCCAGCACCGGCCGCTGCTCTCGCTCGAGCCGATTACGCCCAAGCTTTCCAAGGTGTCCCCGCTCGCGGGCGCCAAGCGCCTGTTCTCGAGCGAGGCGCTGGTCAACTTCGCCAAGGGCCTGGCCAAGCTCGGCATCGTGGGCGCCGCCATCTTCATGGCCGTGTGGCCCGAGCGCGACCGCATGGACACGATGATGACCACCGACCCGGCGATCATCCTGGATACCTTCCAGTCCCTGGGCATGAAGGTGATCATTTCCTCGCTGATCGCGGTGACCTTCATCGCTCTCGCCGACTACCTCTACCAGCGCAACAAATGGTGGAAGCGGCAGAAGATGACGGTCCAGGAAGTGCGCGACGAGTTCAAGCAGATGGAAGGCGACCCCAAGATCAAGGGTCGTATCCGCCAGATCCGCATGGAAAAGAGCCGCCAGCGCATGATGGCCGCGGTGCCCGATGCGACCGTGGTGGTGATGAACCCGACCCACTTCGCGGTGGCGCTCAAATACGACAAGACCATGCAGGCGCCGCTGTGCGTGGCCAAGGGCGTGGACGCGGTGGCGCTGCGCATCCGCGCCGTCGCCGAGGAGAATCGCGTAGCGATCGTGGAGAACCCGCCGCTGGCGCGCGCGCTCTATGCGAGCGTGGAAATCGACGAAACCATCCCCGCCGAACACTTCAAGGCGGTGGCGCAGGTCATCGGCTACGTCATGCGGCTAAAGAACACGCGTTCCTGGCGAGGTTCTGAACCGCGAAATTAG
- the fliR gene encoding flagellar biosynthetic protein FliR → MTIGLNWLPETAYLYLIVFARVGSMLMFMPGLGERSIPARMRLGFALVFALVLYPLLRPQLPALPTEIMAIIMMLFHEIIIGLMLGALMRFFVSAAQVAGAIIAFQVGLSAAMMADPNQGGVQGAVFGTFLSFLGIALIFATDLHHMTLSAIYDSYMVFSPTEPLMVGDAAQAAIRAVTGSFLVGVQMAAPFIVFGLIFNLGMGILSRLMPALQVYFMAMPANIWVGLLLFGLLLAMMMGWYLTHFEAELATLRV, encoded by the coding sequence ATGACGATCGGCCTCAACTGGCTGCCGGAAACCGCCTACCTCTATCTCATCGTTTTCGCGCGCGTCGGCTCCATGCTCATGTTCATGCCTGGGCTGGGCGAGCGCTCGATTCCCGCGCGCATGCGCCTGGGCTTCGCGCTGGTGTTCGCGCTGGTGCTCTATCCGCTGCTGCGGCCACAACTGCCGGCGCTGCCGACCGAGATCATGGCCATCATCATGATGCTCTTCCACGAGATCATCATCGGGCTGATGCTGGGGGCGCTGATGCGCTTCTTCGTGTCGGCGGCGCAGGTGGCCGGCGCCATCATCGCCTTCCAGGTCGGTCTTTCGGCGGCCATGATGGCCGACCCCAACCAGGGCGGCGTGCAGGGGGCCGTGTTCGGCACGTTCCTGTCGTTCCTGGGGATCGCCCTGATCTTCGCCACCGATCTCCACCACATGACGCTGAGCGCCATCTACGACAGCTACATGGTGTTCTCGCCCACCGAACCGCTGATGGTGGGCGATGCCGCCCAGGCGGCGATCCGGGCGGTGACGGGCTCGTTTCTCGTCGGCGTGCAGATGGCGGCGCCGTTCATCGTCTTCGGCCTCATCTTCAACCTGGGCATGGGCATCCTCTCGCGCCTGATGCCGGCGCTGCAGGTCTACTTCATGGCCATGCCCGCCAATATCTGGGTGGGGCTGCTGCTTTTCGGGCTGCTGCTGGCCATGATGATGGGCTGGTACCTCACCCATTTCGAGGCCGAACTGGCCACCTTGAGGGTGTGA
- a CDS encoding flagellar biosynthetic protein FliQ, which yields MTGLQVLDIAREGIWTLIIVAAPMMLVGLVVGVIIALFQALTQIQEQTLVFVPKILAIFITMLIALPFIGAEMAMLMVHVSDLIATGG from the coding sequence ATGACTGGACTCCAAGTCCTCGATATTGCCCGCGAAGGCATATGGACGCTGATCATCGTGGCGGCGCCCATGATGCTGGTAGGGCTGGTCGTGGGCGTGATCATCGCGCTCTTCCAGGCGCTCACCCAGATCCAGGAACAGACACTGGTCTTCGTTCCCAAGATCCTGGCCATCTTTATCACCATGCTGATCGCGCTGCCGTTCATCGGCGCGGAGATGGCCATGCTGATGGTGCACGTTTCCGACCTGATCGCCACGGGCGGTTGA
- the fliE gene encoding flagellar hook-basal body complex protein FliE gives MATPFNAAAAAYGNAAKLLTQASEASPEMLNQGGQGPDFASMLASSVQSVVDSGHHSEQLSLDLVNGKANVVDVVTAISQTEMAVETMVTVRDRVISAYEEIMRMPI, from the coding sequence ATGGCCACTCCCTTCAACGCAGCAGCGGCCGCATACGGCAATGCGGCCAAGCTTCTCACCCAGGCGAGCGAAGCCTCGCCCGAAATGCTCAACCAGGGCGGGCAGGGCCCCGACTTCGCCAGCATGCTGGCCTCCAGCGTGCAATCTGTTGTGGATAGCGGCCACCATTCCGAGCAGTTGTCGCTTGATCTTGTGAACGGCAAGGCGAATGTGGTCGACGTGGTGACCGCCATCTCGCAGACCGAAATGGCCGTCGAGACCATGGTCACGGTGCGCGACCGCGTGATTTCGGCCTACGAAGAAATCATGCGGATGCCGATCTAG
- the flgC gene encoding flagellar basal body rod protein FlgC, producing the protein MSDFYNSIRIAATGLHAETARMRVIAENLANADSAGKTPGEDPYRRKIPTFKAMYDQELGGTTVQVGKLAYDMSEFTTRYEPGHPAADASGMVRYPNVNALVETMDMREAQRTYEANLNVVTATRTMLGQTLSILRG; encoded by the coding sequence ATGAGCGACTTCTACAATTCCATCCGGATCGCCGCGACGGGCCTGCATGCCGAAACGGCGCGCATGCGCGTCATCGCCGAAAACCTTGCCAACGCCGATTCGGCCGGCAAGACGCCCGGCGAGGACCCCTACCGGCGCAAAATCCCGACCTTCAAGGCCATGTACGACCAGGAATTGGGCGGCACCACCGTCCAGGTCGGCAAGCTCGCCTACGACATGAGCGAGTTCACCACTCGGTACGAACCCGGGCATCCGGCGGCGGATGCCAGCGGCATGGTTCGCTACCCCAACGTCAATGCGCTGGTGGAAACCATGGACATGCGTGAAGCGCAGCGCACCTACGAAGCCAACCTGAACGTGGTGACGGCGACTCGCACCATGCTCGGGCAGACGCTCAGCATTCTTCGCGGATAA
- the flgB gene encoding flagellar basal body rod protein FlgB: protein MGLGQIPLFAAMTEKMRWHQARQNLLSQNVANAETPGYQGRDLKAFDFEDHMANKSTAEVTTTATNPKHIAVSSGTGDGFQSRRLNSFEITPEGNGVTLEDEMMKVTGNQMDYQAVTTLYTRSVRLLRTALGKSA from the coding sequence ATGGGGCTCGGGCAAATACCGCTGTTCGCAGCGATGACGGAAAAGATGCGCTGGCATCAGGCGCGGCAGAACCTGCTGTCGCAGAACGTAGCGAACGCCGAGACCCCCGGCTACCAGGGGCGGGACCTGAAGGCCTTCGACTTCGAAGACCACATGGCCAACAAGTCGACGGCTGAGGTCACCACCACGGCGACCAACCCCAAGCATATCGCGGTTTCCAGCGGCACCGGCGACGGTTTCCAGTCGCGGCGGCTGAACAGCTTCGAGATCACGCCGGAAGGCAATGGCGTCACGCTCGAGGACGAGATGATGAAGGTCACTGGCAACCAGATGGACTACCAGGCCGTCACCACCCTTTACACACGCTCCGTGCGGCTCCTGCGGACCGCATTGGGCAAGTCTGCCTGA